A portion of the Lolium rigidum isolate FL_2022 chromosome 1, APGP_CSIRO_Lrig_0.1, whole genome shotgun sequence genome contains these proteins:
- the LOC124646721 gene encoding GDSL esterase/lipase At5g45910-like, translated as MHKLVCSAFLLLLLSSSTAGDPGVPCYQSIFSFGDSFADTGNNPVVFQWYSIFDPVTRPPYGTTFFGRPTGRNGDGRLIIDFIAEKLGLPYVPPTLAHNGSFRQGANFAVGAATAVDAGFFHERGIPGAPSKFPLNTSLGVQLEWFESMKPSLCRTARECEEFFGKSLFLVGEFGVNDYHLFFQKKMVDEVMSFVPHVVATISMAIERLIIEHGARSLVVPGVIPSGCSPPILAKFAGASQAAYDSKTGCLKEYNELGLRHNSLLQAALAKIRAKHRDVMIVYADFFGPIMEMVESPRKFGFEEDVLTVCCGGPGRYRVNATVPCGDAAATTCRRPSNRLYWDGVHLTEAANRHVADRWLAQMNAFGRAGCKKPSSS; from the exons ATGCACAAGCTCGTATGCTCTGCTTTTCTTCTGCTCCTCCTCTCGTCATCCACGGCGGGGGACCCCGGCGTCCCGTGCTACCAATCCATCTTCAGCTTCGGCGACTCCTTCGCCGACACGGGCAACAACCCCGTCGTCTTCCAATGGTACTCCATCTTCGACCCGGTGACGCGACCTCCGTACGGCACCACCTTCTTCGGCCGCCCAACGGGCCGGAACGGCGACGGCCGGCTGATAATTGATTTCATCG CTGAAAAGCTGGGTCTGCCTTACGTGCCGCCCACCCTGGCGCACAACGGCAGCTTCCGTCAAGGGGCCAACTTCGCCGTCGGCGCCGCCACCGCTGTGGACGCCGGATTCTTCCACGAGAGGGGCATTCCCGGTGCCCCCAGCAAGTTCCCCCTCAACACCAGCTTAGGCGTGCAGCTGGAGTGGTTCGAGTCGATGAAGCCCTCCTTGTGCCGGACAGCCCGAG AGTGCGAGGAATTCTTCGGCAAGTCCCTCTTCTTGGTGGGCGAGTTCGGAGTCAACGACTATCACCTCTTTTTCCAGAAGAAAATGGTAGATGAAGTCATGTCCTTCGTTCCACATGTGGTGGCGACCATCTCCATGGCCATCGAG AGGCTGATCATTGAGCATGGCGCCAGGAGCCTGGTGGTTCCCGGCGTGATCCCGTCAGGATGCTCGCCGCCGATTCTGGCCAAGTTCGCCGGCGCCTCGCAAGCAGCGTACGACTCTAAGACTGGCTGTCTGAAAGAGTACAACGAGCTGGGTTTGCGCCACAACTCGCTGCTGCAGGCAGCCCTTGCTAAGATCCGGGCCAAGCACCGGGACGTCATGATCGTCTACGCCGATTTCTTCGGCCCCATCATGGAGATGGTGGAGTCACCTCGCAAGTTTG GTTTTGAGGAAGACGTGCTAACAGTGTGCTGTGGAGGCCCCGGAAGGTACAGGGTCAACGCGACGGTTCCATGCGGCGATGCAGCTGCAACCACGTGCCGGCGTCCGTCCAATCGGCTCTACTGGGATGGCGTCCATCTCACCGAGGCGGCTAACCGTCACGTCGCGGATCGATGGTTGGCCCAGATGAACGCATTTGGGAGAGCCGGCTGCAAGAAACCAAGTTCGTCGTGA
- the LOC124675194 gene encoding uncharacterized protein LOC124675194, whose protein sequence is MVIEAAIVLIGWFVVPVVNELIQAAREYAGKKLSSPGKELKELEEGLAEINSMVGVEAERKSIRRDRKVVMESLLRLKGAAQAAESILGDRRTTGKAMEFSVDYLSKSLDRETELRPQGLESIPLLVDSFLEKMEAILRKENVEATDPRQQTLRKLTGSATSLRKPVSSKPEDEPVSSKPLEQPREGRSLRKPVLSKPLEQPNEGKSLRKPVLSMPLEQPREGRSLRKPVLSKPLERPNEGKSLRKPALSMPVEQPLQGKSLRRPVLSMPVEQALEEKSIRKSALSMPLEPIRKLVLSMPVEQALEGKSIRKPALSMPLEPPEVKSLRKPGLSKLAEGRSLSAEGPPEGKSLRRHSN, encoded by the coding sequence ATGGTAATAGAAGCCGCAATCGTACTGATCGGGTGGTTCGTCGTGCCGGTCGTTAATGAGCTGATCCAGGCGGCGCGCGAGTACGCAGGCAAGAAGTTATCGTCGCCGGGCAAGGAGCTGAAAGAACTGGAGGAAGGTCTTGCTGAGATCAATAGCATGGTGGGTGTAGAAGCAGAAAGGAAGTCAATCCGAAGAGACCGCAAGGTCGTCATGGAGAGTCTGCTGCGGCTCAAAGGCGCCGCTCAGGCCGCCGAGAGTATCTTGGGCGATCGCCGCACCACCGGGAAAGCCATGGAATTCTCCGTGGACTACTTGAGCAAGAGTCTGGACCGGGAGACGGAACTCCGCCCCCAAGGCCTGGAGAGTATTCCTCTTCTCGTTGATTCGTTCCTCGAGAAAATGGAAGCTATTCTGCGGAAGGAAAACGTAGAAGCTACCGATCCAAGGCAGCAGACTCTGCGGAAACTGACAGGATCAGCTACATCTCTCCGGAAGCCTGTTTCGAGCAAACCAGAGGACGAGCCTGTTTCGAGCAAGCCATTGGAGCAGCCTCGAGAGGGAAGGTCTCTCCGCAAGCCAGTTTTGAGCAAGCCATTGGAGCAACCTAATGAGGGAAAGTCTCTTCGCAAGCCTGTCTTAAGCATGCCATTGGAGCAGCCTCGAGAGGGAAGGTCTCTCCGCAAGCCAGTTTTGAGCAAGCCATTGGAGCGACCTAATGAGGGAAAGTCTCTTCGCAAGCCTGCCTTAAGCATGCCAGTGGAGCAGCCTCTCCAGGGAAAGTCTCTCCGTAGGCCAGTTTTAAGCATGCCAGTGGAGCAGGCTCTGGAGGAAAAGTCTATCCGCAAGTCAGCTTTAAGCATGCCATTGGAACCTATCCGCAAGCTTGTTTTAAGCATGCCAGTGGAGCAGGCTCTGGAAGGAAAGTCTATCCGCAAGCCAGCTTTAAGCATGCCATTGGAGCCTCCAGAGGTGAAGTCTCTCCGCAAACCTGGTTTGAGCAAGCTAGCGGAGGGGAGGTCTCTGTCAGCGGAGGGGCCTCCAGAGGGGAAGTCTCTCCGCAGGCATTCGAATTGA